AAGGTGGCCAGTGGCCAGGttaggaagggctttgaatgctatAGGGAGCCTAGGCACGTAACCCTGCAGGGGTGGAGAAGGATGGCAGCCTGTGTCCAGTGTCTGGAGTGGGAGGCGATGAGGGCGTGTCCCAGAGTGGGGCCTGTGGCACAGGAGAGAGCCCTGACTGAGGGCCCAGGGGCAGAGAGGACGACTGGGAGGATGGTGCTGTCCCCTCCGTGCCAGGGCAGGGGTAGGGCAAAGATAACGAAATCTGGTCTGGACACACTGGGCTTAAGGTACAGCGGCCTCTGGGAAACAAGGAGACCACTCGGGGAGGCAGCATAGAGGGAGCAGCCAGGGCAGAACCCTAAGGATTGGACTGAAAACACGGGCCTCAAAAAGAAACCCAATCAATAAACGGCACCAGAAGCAGCTAATCCCAGTTAGAAGGCTTGATCTGGAAGAGAACACAGCAAAGGAGACGAAGAAGAGATGAAGCAGGCGGGATGGGAGAGAGCCACGGCCTCAAAGGCATGGAGCAGCCCAGAGGACTCCCTGCCACCACAAGGGTGGCACTTTAGGGTTTGCAACATGCTCCCCGGTTACTCCTCATCTGGGAAGCACAACCCTGGGAAGGAGGGGACTGCAGGCCACATCGGTGCGTTACAGTGCCCCCTAGCACCAGCTCCTCTCACTGCAGCTCCAGTCCCTTCAAGCTTTTGTGGCAGCTGGGAACCCTGTTCACTCACATTGAGTTCCTAGTTATTAGAACCCCTCTATCAGATCTCACCCTGGTCTTCCAAGGGGGTCCCTCATCACTGGATTTCAAAGGTTTGTCAACTTTTGTGGCAGGAAAATTACATCTTGACTTTCACTAACTTTCAATTTTCTTGTTATCTCTGTATACTTTATattctgcatttaaaaatatcttgaggCCCAGAGGCTTTATCAGACTCCTGACAGGGGCCAGGACATACACAAAAGTTAAACAAGCCATCCTAGACCTTTTTCATACAACTGTTGTTTAGCTACAATCCAAGCCCACTTTGAAATTGTTTAAATCTTATACCGGGGTCAGAAAATCAAGTTTAcacttaaatttcattttgtgagATTCACTGATCTAGCTGTATTTTTTGGagatattttactttctgatatATTGTCATCCAATATATTTATGagctacacacacacacgatatatatacataaagaacagCACTAGGGCAAGCTTGATCCTCGGGATACTATAGTATAAAAGACCTTGAGCCATTAATGACTATTTTGGGGTATATATAATCATTCAATGAGGTCCAAATCCATTTATCTCTATTATATAGTCtacatctttttatctttttcacaaAGACAGCAAAGGGATGCTGGATACTTTCCAGAAATCAAAGTAATCCATGTCTACACTGATCCATTGAGCTAATAACAGAAATAAATTGAGACAGTTTGTTCAAAACAAAGTCATACTGTCTcttattgatttctttctctgttaagtGCTCACAAACCATTCCTTTAATAATGGCCTACAATTTTGCCAGGATTTCATAAGATTAACGTTTATAGACtatccccctttaaaaaaaaaaaaaaagagtaaagactTGCCTTTTTTCAATCctgtgttattttcttctatttttcaaaatctttcaaaaatctcTTCTGGGAATTCAGCAGTCACACATGCCTACTGTTCTCTCAGCGCCCAGGGATGTAGTTTATTTTAAGCCTCACTCTGATCTCACTGATTGAAAGGAAGAGTAGGATCTTGGTCTCAATGCTCTATTATCACTAGTTTTATTCTAGCTTTCTGAGTTCAAAGATCATTCTCtagggcaggaaaaaaaaaaaccctgaagcaAAAtaagttttatagttttgctttcttttatctgCTATCATTATTCAAGCCACTCTAATCTCACGCAAAGTGTGATTGCCCTTTTACTTCCAAATGCAAGTAAAGACTGTTTTGCATCTTCAGTACCCACTACCAGTCTGACTTGGGCTTAAAGAGTTCTGATCAATTttcccaaattctttccctcttcccagtCCTTCCCCCATGCAATGAAAAGCTttataacttttgtttttcagtacTTGTTCTTGATTCTATCATGtatttcagccatgtccaacaTGGCCATTTGGGacttttttgacaaagatactggagtggtttgccatttcttttttcagcctATTTTATacgagaggaaactgaggcaaacaaggtctaatccaaggtcacacagctagtaagtgactgaggccaaatctgaactccagtcctcctgattccaggcctggcactctattcatctCAACACCTAGATTTCCTATCTCTTACACaaacccttttttaaaaaatctgaattataggagcagctaggtggtgcagtagacagagcaccagccctgaagtcaggaggacttgagttcaaatggggTCTCAAACAcataacacttcttagctgtgtgaccctgggcaagtcacttaacctcagttgcctcagggggaaaaaatctgaattggTCAATGATTCGCCTCTATCAGCCTCCTTAggccattttcttccttattggaATAATTTGTGTTTCCGTCTATCTTTCTTGCAGGTTTTTTAAGACCAGAGAGTGCTACTTATTTATCCTCTCTGAAGTACGTGCTTCTAAGTCTTTAGTTCAGGTCACTCTAGGccagattttccttttctcttctagcACAGATTTTAACATGGATCACAGGCCTTTTCTGAACCCTAAGGTCACAGAACTGGATTTGTAAGAAAAGCTCCCTAGGTTATTTCCATCATCTTCTGAGAATTAAATCATTAGTTTAATCCAGATTGAATTACTAGATTGTCTAAGAGAGaataggagggaggaaaaaaaatctggaacacaaagttttgcaagggtgaatgtttaaaaaaatgcatatattttgaaaataaaaagctaaaaagaattaaatcaataatttcttggtaactgctttaaaaaaaaaaaaagtgattctagCAAATATTTGGATCCTCTTATGCCTTAGTTTTGTGGCCAGAAATCACCTAGCTTTTCCTTTGAGCCACGTGACACTGCTAATAGTTCAAACGCTGCCTTCACTGGACCTCATAGTTTCCAATTTACTTCTCCTCTTTGGTTCTAAAATTTTCCAGGgagtttatactttttttttttttactgagatagttgggtttaagtgacttgcccagggtcacacagctaggaagtattaagtgtctgagaccagatttgaattcggatactcctgaattcaggggtggtgctctatccactgcgcccctagctgccccagtttatACTTTTTAATACCCAATCCTATTCaatttcttcagttacttttagGGGAGCCATGGAATTCACCTCCCCACGAGATCCCTTTCATTTTGCAGGTAGCTTGTGCATTTCTCTCCAGGTAAATGTCAGATGACTCACCATCTCTATTCCTGCAGGGAATCCTCCCTCCCACCGCTCTCCCAGGGACCCTAGCCCAGAAATCCCCTCCCATACCTGTGCGTCGGCGTCCAGACGCTATAACCCGAAGGGGGCCTCTTACTCTCGGTGATTCCCATGCAATGTCACCCCAAGAAAGCGCTCATTCTGAGGCTCCAGGGGTTTCTCACTCCCCGTAACTCCCCAGGGGGATTCCCTCATGCCCGTTAACAGATGCAGCGACCCCTCACTCCCAATTGGTGGGTGGGTGCGTCATTTCTATATTAAAACAGATGCAGTGACCCCCCCCCCTCTTCCTAGTCCCGGGGAATCTCCTAATGCCAGTTGATTTCCCAAGGGAAAGTTCATCGCCCCCTTTCCCGAGACAGAGGGGAACCTCACTCCTCAACCCGGATGCAGTAACTCCAGAGCATTCCCACTCATTCCCTGACCCTctccggggggggggggtcccCTTTCTCCCATGACCATTAAACAAAGGCGCTCGTTTTCCCCCCTTGGCCTCACCAACAGCGGCGCCCATCTTGGTGGTGACATAGGCCTTGTGGTGACAATTTGTGCCATCGGGGATGTCCCAGTATTCCTTCATCAGCATAGACGCCATGATCACCCCCTCGTCCCGCCCCAAGGGCAGCTACTCCAAGTCCGGCGAGAAATACGCATGTGTCGACGTCAGGCGTGGGGACGGGAAGCGAATCCGTTTAACTTTATTGACGGCCGCTGCGCGGACACTGACACCCTAGTTGGGGGCGGAGCCTGAATTAAAGAAGAGGACGAAGTTGGTCCCAGGGTGGAGCATTTTACGAGGCTGCAGATTGGCTGAAGTGGGAGGGGCGTAAACGAGTGGGTGGCCTTGAATTGATCGAAGATGCCTGGTGAGCGCGGATTGGCTAAATTAGAGGGGCGGAATTGCCTGAAATAGACGAGGTGGGCCGGGCATGGTACAGATGGATGAGCAGGGATTGGCCGGTGTTCGTGGGTAAGGATTGGCCGAGATTATAGGCGGGGCTTGTTGAGGTGGGTAGCTGTGGATTGGCTCCAACACGTAAAGTTGTGATCAGTGATTGGTCCTCACGAGGGAGAGGGGCGGAGTCTTTGGGTCCGGCGGCGATTTCCGGAGAGAGTCTAGGGGCCCGGAGGGGCCATGTCGGGCCCGTCCCCTGTGCAGATCCGGGAGGCGAACGCTCATCTGGCAGCCGTGCACCGGAGGGCGGCGGAGCTGGAGGCGCGCCTCGGAGCGGCGGAGCGCACGGTGCGGGAGCAAGCGGAAAGTCTCATCCGCAAAGACGAGCAGCTGCGCGGGGCGCTCCGCGAGCTGGGCCGGACCAAGGACCGGTGAGAGCGGGAGCCGTGGCTGGAGGGGATGGAGCGGAGGCTAGGAGAGAATGGGGATGGGGACCCgaaaaggggagagggggggCCCTACTTGGGAGATCCGATGTTGGGGGCGCTGGAAACGGGAGTGATTGGGAATGAGCATGGGGAAGACTAAGAGACTGTAGGGGGTTGGGAGTGTTGGGGGAGGAGAAGCGATGGGAGGACGGGGAGAGGGGTCTAGAGGAATAATAGGAGGATTGGGGAAAACTGCGGGGTCAAGAGGGGAATTCCGGGAGTGATGGCAGCCTGGAGGAGCCACAGGGGTGAAGGAGCTTCCAGGGGAACTGGAGCAGCGAGAGGGGACTCTGAAGGGGCGATAAAAtgagtgtgtggggggggaaagATGTGGAGCCCAGGGGACTGAACCAGGCCTGAGCAGTGCTGAGGTGGTGAGAGTCGGGTCTGAAAGGTGAAGGCCTGAGGGATGGGGAGGAGATGGAATACTGACAAGTACCGAGGAGACTGAAGGAGGCTCAGGGGAGACGAGGAACTAAGGGCCAAAGAGACGAGGAAAGAAGCCGCGGGGACTTAGGAAGAACGGCGGTCTCGGGGTAAGGAGCCACCGTGCTGAAGCTAACATTTGTTAAGTGAGTTCCTCTCTAGCGTGTCACGGTGAGGGAGGGGCCGGGTCTGATCTGCCTCTGACACCTGCTGGCCGAGGGAGCCTCTCAGGCTCCAGGAAACCCGTTGGCAAAGGGAGTCTCCTCCCCTGAAACTTACACGAATGACCTCCCGCTGGTCTCCTCCCACATGCAGGACAGGGGACAATGGCACATGCCCGACGGAGGGGTCTGGACGAAGTAGCACAAGAAATCTGAGGAGGGGAACTCTTAGCAGGGGAGGGAGGGTGTGTGGTGAGAGGCTTAGTGGAGGCCGTGGACCCTAAAGTGGTGAAGACTAGAGGGTCCGTGGGTTGcactgggaggggggaggggggtaaCAGTATTATCAAAGAGTTGGAGACGAGAACTAGGCATAGGGATGGGGGTGCTCAGTTTAGATGTATCTCACTGTGATAAGGAAGAAGCTAGTGGGGGAAGGACAGGTAAGGCTGGAGTTTTACTTTCATGGGGAAAGGGGTTAAAGAGGAAGAACACAGAAAAGTATAAAACTTCTACATTCAGAAAGAAACGAGAGGGCAAGGGGACAGTGTGTGTGGGAGAATCCAGGAGCCACTCTTAGCGGGGTCAAGAAATAGGAGGGCAAAGGTGGCAGATGGAAATAAAGTAGAGAAGTGAAGAGGGTTTATAGAAATAGGGTGAAACGAATAGTGTGGGAAAATGTACAAGTAATTatagcttagaatgtgaatgggatgaatttgcCCATAGAATGGAGACTGatagattaaaattttgaattcagcAATGTGTTATTTTCaggaaatgctataaaaatgagatatacACAATAAAGGTCAAGAgtaaaattcattatatataaaaaaagcagggatagtaacGATAAATTCAGACAAAGTTCAacctaaaatagatttaatcaaaagaggaaaaaataaggaaactatacTTTGTGTcagcaatattatttaatattgtttaaaatttttaaataactagacaatataaaatacctgagaGTATACCCGCCCAAACATACAGGAGCTAtaagaatataaacataaaacacttttttatacaaataaagttagatctaaacaattgaagtaatatttatttttcatgggTAAgtaaaaccaatataataaaaaaaggcaattttacctaagaactttttttatttaatgccttcccaattaaattactaaaaaattatccgagttagaaaaaaacaataacataatttattgagaagaacaaagtcaggaacttcaaagaaaccagaGGAAAAACAGTGTAAAGGAAGCAGATTCAGTAATACCAGACCTTAAACCATATTATATTgttgaaatgtaaaatgaataattttgcttattttaaatcaaaatttccTTGTATAAATGAAACTCttgcagccaagaatagaaggaatgcagaaaattgggggggggggaaactttcATAGACAATCTGTCACATAGAATATGATTGGGTAGGGTAGGAAATGAGTTGGTTggtttagaaaaacatgaaaagccttggatttatgaaggaagatgctatccaccttcagagacaCAGATAGGATGAAATAAACATAATAcaatcttatatgtatatatatgtgcaagaCTGGATCTAtgcctatgtgtgtgtgtagatagctTTACTTAATTGTGGGCTTCtttgaggaaggggaagagaaggaataaaaatgcactaaaaacaaaagaaaagcaacaaggaaacaaaaagaaaaaaagctgggCAGCTTTGAGAACaacttataatatttattatatagattttcttgaaatggaaatttattgctttctaTTGAGGCCTCTCTTATGGTCTCTGTATACATggcattgttttttcttttcttattttgtatttgtttaaattaaattttaaaatttgaaaaaaaatccagtgagGTAAAGCTGAAAAGGTAGATGGGATCAAGATAGAGTCTCAAATACAAGAGTATAATATTTATGCTTTTATtcaatgtgcatttattaagATACAAAGGAGAGAGAGCACctgaaggttttttgtttgttttgttttgtttttttaaacaaaagataaAGTTTTAGGAAGCTCATTCAAGCAGTAATCCATAAAGGATGACTTGGAGAGAGAAGTGATCCCTATAGAGGCCAGTTAGAGTAGAAGGCTATTCTTCTAGTCTAGAACAGAGCTGTCAGAAGCATGGTTCCTGGGGCTACACCAAACCACAGATCTGGGTGAGCCCTAGATGTCCTGGCTTGCTCTTGATTTGAGGGGGGCCCCTCATTTCCACAGACCCAGGGATACGTTTCACTAGGACAGGTTGCTTTCTAACCAGGATTTATTGGGAGGACATAAAGCAGCATATGAGCATTCTCCAGTGTCAGAAGAGCAGTTATGGAGTAACAAGAAAAGTGCTGTACTTGGGTCCAAGCCCTGGATCTttcacttattagctctgtgactttggccaagtgaCTATATGTCAGCTTccattccctcatctataaaatggagaggcTACTTGTGTCACCTATGTCACAGAGTTATTCCTAGGaaggcactttgcaaaccttgaatgAGTAAAGAAATGTGAGTTGTACCATTTCCACTGGgtataaaagtgtgtgtgtgggcaGTTCCCAGTAGAATGGGATGAATTGTAGCCTGCTTCAAAGTGTGCAGAGTCCCTCATATACATTTTTTGATGGGAAAATTTGCAGGTTCAGCATCTAGCTTCTCTCCTTTGAACATGGATGTCTTCTAGGATTTATCCTGGGTcctcatttctccttttcattctccttAGTGATTGTATCCACTCATCCAGTTATCATCCCCATGCAGGTAGATGAGCCTTAGATTTATAGATCTAATTCTAATTGATCCTGAGTCAGTGCTGTCTGTTGCATGTTTCTGCCTCTGGACATACCTTCCAGATCCCATATTCaccatgtccaaaacaaaacttgtGGTCTTGCCTGTGATTGCACCTTCCTCTAACCACTCTCTTTTTATTGAAGGTGTCTCTCTTCCAGCTAACTGAGTCACCTTTGGCACTTCCTCACtttctatatataaaatctgCCCTATCATTTCTGCCTCCATCACATTTCTCACATGGTTCCCCTTCTCTATACTTATGCAACCAGAACCCTAGTTTGGGCCTGCATCATCTCTCACTTGCACTAGAaagggaggaaataagcattcattaagcaccttaGGTGCCAGTGtcaggcactatataaatagctcatttgatcctcgaAACAACCTGTGAGTGAGGAGccatttgacagttgaggaaaaaGGGGCAGGTAGGGAAGGGTTAATTGCCTTCCAAGGGCCCCCTGGCTAAGTTGCTAAGGCTAGGTTTGAACTCTTGCCATCCTGACCTCTCATTATTCTATCTGCTTTCAGCCTCTTTTTTCTCCAGATCATCTTGCATACAGCTGCTGAAGTGATATTCCTGAGTCACAAGTCTGACCATGAACATCAGTCCCTTGTGATCTTCAGTGACTTTATTGCTTTTGGGAAAAAAGTTTCCTCACTTGACATTGAAAGCCCTTCGCTTCCCACCTACCATTTCAGACCCGTTTCTCACTATTTGCCTTCACATGCTTTACTTTCAGGCCATATGCCAAATACTAGGTCCCACCTCTGCACCCTTACATCCTATGGGCCATCCATTCTCCTGCACATCCTTTAGGGCTTAGTAAGCTAAGTCAACTTTCCTGTTTCCTCCTCCCATGGTTGGtactttctctctcctccagGGACCTTGCATTTACTTCTTTGGGtcggtagaatgtaagctccctgagagcaagAAAGGTGCATTCTGCAGTGTCTGACACAGGGTAGAATCTTAATcgatgcttgttgaattgaatgaaaccaaaagttgttgtttttttttcttcctggtatGTGTCCCTACTCCTGCAAAGAGAGATCGCAGATCTTCAGGAAAAGCTCTTTTCTTCAGAGGGGACTGTCCAGAAGCTCCTGACTGTGATTCAGGAGAAAGATGCCCTGATCGTGCAGCTGAAGCACCGCAGTGAGCTCTTGCACAAAATCTGCCAGCGCCGGCCCCTGCTGGACAGCTTGTTGGCCTACATGGCTGAAGGGGAGCAACTGGGCCCTTTGGCCAGGTCAGGGTCCCCGAGTGGCAGCAGTTCCCCACTCCCCGATGGGACACCCGGGACTGGTGGGCCCTCCTGCCCACTCTCCAACAGCCAGGCCTTCTCTCTCAGTGAAGATGATGTAGACGACAAGGATTTGGACCAGACTATGTTTGGAACCACAGTGTGAGCTGTCCTGTATGGTagcctctcccttcctccagagGCTTCTTTCCAGCCCTTCTCCTTGTGGTGGTAGCCATGAAAACCTGGGGCGATCAGGATTCTCCCAGGCCTCCTCCAGAGAAGCAATTCTGGTCTGTTCCTAGCCCTGCGGCACTGAGACAGTGGTCCTTGTAAACCCACCTGTCTTTCAGGAGAGGAACTGTGGGTATAAGGGCTCTAGATTCAAGGACAtagtttcttcctttattcccAATCTCTTCTCCTCTTAAAAAGATTTATCTTTCAGGATCTTCAAACTCAGGATGAACATAGGCTTGCATCTCAATGAGGGAGACAATGTCTTAGAGAAAAGTTTAAAGGAAAAACACAGGGCAGTTTCTCTAAATTTCCATTTGGGTTTGGAAGACAGGTCCTACTTGACAGTAGAAGAGTTTCTGGATGCAACAATGCAATGAAGTTATTGATAGGAAACCTGACTTCTTTGGGGAACTGAGTTTCCAGGCAAAGTTAACACTGCCCTGGAGAAACCTCAGACttggaaaagggaaaatcaaCATGTAGTTGGGAAGGGCAGATCAATTGGCCTTTCTGAAGATCAACGTTATTGCAGGTTATtgaggcttttaaaaaaacagtaaaaCCTGTGGCTCTTTTCCTACCCAATTCCTTCTGCTAGCTTCCTGTTTGTTAGCAGCCTCGACAGTGATCCATATTTTGAGAACAGTGCCATCCCTAGAGGTAGCAGAGGAATTCCTCAAGGAATtagaattattcttattttgaatAATACAGTAGTGATCTAGAACACAAAGGTTTGTTCATTTAATATGTAGCCTGTGTTCGAAGCCACTCACACTTTTGTAACAGCTTTAATAAGaagtttaaatgtattttaaaatgctctttttcaaattctacatttttttattttttaaaaattcaagggGGAGTTGATTTCCCAAGTGGCCCAACTAACCTCCATTTAAATCATATGTTGGAAGGTTTAGCCAGGGATTATACTCCTCTATCTACTAATGTTGAGCCAACTGGTTTCCACAAGGCCTGTTACAGGGGAAACTATTGGATTAAAAAACAGTGGTTTCCATGCTCTGGTGAATAACTCTGATGTCAGATGAACTCAATAGAGCTGAATTCCAGCCTAAAAGAAGAATTCGAACCTTCATTTGAAGTCAATGGTACCAGGGTTTGACCTGGACATCTCTTTAGAAGAGCTCAGACTATGGGAATACAGACTGGGTGGCAGCTCTATATGCAGCTCTATGTAGCCAACTAGAACTCCTTTTTTATATCTAATAGATGTCTATATTTTACATGTCTGTTTTCTATGGGGGTCATTCTCAAGCTGAGCTATTAAGTGGGAAGTTCACCGTTGAGGATaaacatttcacttttttataaaagcaaataaaagaacaTTTTGCCACTTAATTTCCCTAATTCTCTGATCAAATCACACAAGGTCGTCTCACATCTGTCCTGGCTTTACCCACAACAGACTAGGGAAGATTCACAGTGGACTGTTAGGGGTCGATGGAAGAAAAGGCCCATGCATGCTGTCTCTGCTTCCATGTGTCCTGCACAGGGTTCTGTCTGTTGTACTAGTGGATAGCAAGGCTTCactttggagctggaagagaccttagagatcatctagtgtAACCCTTCTATTAGATACAGAAAGAAATGGGTCTAAAGCCGCACAGCTAGCAAGGGAAGAgcaagaatttgaacccatggaGCCTGCCTGCCTCAAGTCCAGTGTTGTTTCTTCTGGGACAGTTTCTCAGTGGTCTGATCTCTCTTCCTACCCCACCCAACCTGTCTTTGGGAAGGGTGCTGTGATAGTGCCTTTGTAGCTAACAATACTGGCTCTGTAAGGGAAGAATGTCCCTATTTTCTACTCTAGAAGAATGGGAGGGAGGTGGAGATCGCTAATTTTGTTCAGGTTTTCAGTGCCTGCCCTCTGACACTTGTAACAAAGGGAGGCAGGACTCTTGAGAATAAACCACAGGCAATGACTCCCTTGCTGTGAATGGGGAGAAAGCAGGCATGGGATACAGATCTGGGCTATCCTATTCCTCCTGTCAGCCGGGCGTGGGGCCTTAAGTGGGAGCCAATGCTCAAGCATCCATCCTCAACTTGCCTAAGTCCCTGGTGGGTAGGGGAATGGAGAGGGATCTGGGCTAAGTTGTTGATCGGTGGGGTGCCAGGATGGGGAGACCACCTGTTTAGCCCAGAAATCTGTCCTCAATCTCCCCTTGCCTCCTTGGGGGATTCAGAGGCCTGGACCATTACTGATATACTTATTTCAGTGCCATTGTCCAGCTTTTCTTGAATAGTGCCATTATAGCAGTGTAGTCCTCAGAGAGCTAAAAATTGGACCCTTCTAACTCCACATCCATCATTCTTTTCACTAAACCATATTTTTGACTGAATCCTAAGCACCAGAAAAGAGAATGGTGcccaccacacacatacatacacatcttGGTCTCATAATCATACCTGCTTGCCTGCAATCACAAGATCTCTGTCCTTTGCCCCGTTAGATTGAGGGCTCCAATTGCAATGGCTCAGAGTCTGAGAAACATTTAGACCCCACAGGGAACTTTTAAAGAGGATTTTGGTaaatgtccccattttacagatgagcaaactgaggcccaaggaacagaaattttttctagatcaggCAATCTAGGAGCCAGGTTCCTACATCTAATTTGGGACTCAAACCTAGGTTTCTGAATTCCTCTATTTGTCTCTTCCCCCAGGCCATCCCTATGTGGCACTGAAGCACTGAGCACAAAGCAAGCCAAATAAATGATGTGGCTCCTTCAGGGAAAAGGAAGGGCTGCCGATGGCATTTTTGCAGGGGCCTAGACTGCAGCTACCTTGTGCTTCCTAGAACCTGGGGTCAATGATATCTGGGCCCACTGCAGAGGCCAGTCCCCATCGATGGCCTCTGGGCCATTAAAGTGCCAAGATCCCTGTAGGGATCTGAAAGGATATGAGAATTACTAAGTCAGATTCAACTGTTTACCATCCCAAGAGTAGTTGGCTTGGGGGTTGCTGACTCTAGGCAGTGAAAGGGTTACAGCTGGGAGGGTTTTAACTCCTCCCAGCCCCAGTGGACACACGGTCCCTTAGCAACATGCACTGCCAGGACGCTGACTTCTGGAGCTGGGACAGAACTCCCTAGAAGCCCAGAGGAAACATCTAGACCAGCATAATCTCTGAGGAAAAGCTGCAGGTGAGTGGGAGTTGGGCAAGGGGAACAATTTTGACCACTACTTGACCAAAGGATGGATCAGAATTT
This sequence is a window from Sminthopsis crassicaudata isolate SCR6 chromosome 1, ASM4859323v1, whole genome shotgun sequence. Protein-coding genes within it:
- the VMAC gene encoding vimentin-type intermediate filament-associated coiled-coil protein → MSGPSPVQIREANAHLAAVHRRAAELEARLGAAERTVREQAESLIRKDEQLRGALRELGRTKDREIADLQEKLFSSEGTVQKLLTVIQEKDALIVQLKHRSELLHKICQRRPLLDSLLAYMAEGEQLGPLARSGSPSGSSSPLPDGTPGTGGPSCPLSNSQAFSLSEDDVDDKDLDQTMFGTTV